The Rosa rugosa chromosome 3, drRosRugo1.1, whole genome shotgun sequence sequence TTCCTTGCTGGTCACTTTAGCCCAGGAGATTGTGGGGTTTGAGCTCTTGAAAGAGTTGTATGAGGAAGATACTGATTTTAAGGAGATCTGGAccaagtgcagtagcaataATGCAGTTGCAAATTTTTATGTGAATGAAGGATATTTATTCAAAGGCAATCGGCTATGTATCCCTAGTTCTTCGTTGAGAGAGAAACTGATTAGAGATCTGCATGGAGGGGGTTTGAGTGGACACTTGGGCCGAGACAAAACTATTGCTAGCCTTGAGGAGAGGTATTTCTGGCCACAGTTGAAAAAGGATGCAGGAACTATCGTGAGGAAGTGCTACACCTGCCAGGTTTCTAAGGGTCAGTCCCAAAACACAGGACTTTATCTTCCTTTACCTGTTCCTGATGATATTTGGCAGGATCTTGCTATGGATTACCCCGTACCCAAAGAGGTGTGGATTCTATGTTTGTGGTAGTTGACAGGTTCTCTAAGATGGCGCACTTTATAGCTTGTAAGAAGACTGCTGATGCGTCCAATATAGCCAACCTGTTCTTCAGGGAGGTGGTTCGTTTGCATGGAGTACCCACGTCCATTACTTCTGATAGAGACACAAAGTTCCTTAGCACCACTTCTGGATTACCTTATGGAGGATGTTTGGTACAGCTTTGAACCGTAGCAGCACAGCTCATCCTCAAACTGATGGACAGACAGAAGTTACTAACAGAACTTTGGGTAACATGGTACGAAGTGTTTGTGGAGATCGACCCAAACAGTGGGATTATGCTTTGCCACAGGTGGAGTTTGCTTATAACAGTGTTGTGCATAGTGCAACAGGGAAGTCACCATTCTCCTTAGTTTATACTGCTGTTCCTCGACATGTGGTTGATCTGGTGAACCTTCCTAAGGTTCCTGGTGTTAGTGTTGCTGCTGAGGGCATGGCTAGAGATGTGCAGGCTGTTCGAGACGAAGTTAAGGCCAAGCTGGAAGCAACTAATGCTAAGTATAAAGCTGCAGCTGATAAACATCGCAGAATAAAAGTGTTCCAAGAGGGTGATGACGTGATGGTGTTCCTGAGGAAGGAGAGATTTCTTGTTGGTACCTATAACAAGCTGAAGCCCAGAAAATATGGTCCTTTTAAAGTGGTGAAGAAGATCAATGATaatgcttatgttgttgcaCTTCCAGATTCGATGGGCATTTCTAACACTTTCAATGTTGCTGATCTGCATGAGTTTCGTGAAGATGAGGCTCTTTATCCTGAAGAGAACTCGGGGTTGAGTTCTTTggaggtggaggagactgatgtagaacagatggcagcccaatttgaagaacagttggatcgtgctaaaggaggaaaatgaaaagtgactagtagacgcgaaacagctcctcggagtccgtttgggacgcaccttacctttccggaaatgGAATCAAGCCAGAAATCAGACTCGTCGCTTTGCCACGACTTGTggcctttttcgggctttcggggtcgtttagggcctcaaaaactgcatttttctattttccggtgttttggttttcctagttattttcgggttgttttcgtttttacccatgagctttagggtttcattgttagtcgccctagggtttattttcttataaataagccgccttaaggctgcagaacgaatcttttatcatatttatcaatcaaattgagattcatctcttttatctctggtggactccagaatctttgcttaggtttattgctggtaaacctagtttatcatcccgactgcgtcaggtggtatcagagccatgttGATAGCTTATGGAGGATGATAAACTTGGGTTATCATCAAAATGTAGGTTTATTGCTCTGACGCAGGTGGTAtcattgctggtaaacctatgTTTATCATCCTCCATAAGCTATcaacctggctctgataccacctgacgcagtcggaaggataaactaggtttaccagcaataaacctaagcaaagattctggagtccaccagagataaaagagataaatctcaatttgattgataaatatgataaaagatccgttctgcagccttaaggcggcttatttataagaaaataaaccctagggcgactaacaatgaaaccctaaagcccatgggtaaaaacgaaaacaacccgaaaataactaggaaaaccgaaacaccggaaaatagaaaaatgcagtttttgaggccctaaacgaccccgaaagcccgaaaaaggccACAGATCGTAGCAAAGCGATgagtttgatttctggcgcgattccctttccggaaaggtaaggtgcgtcccaaaCGGACTCCGAGGAGCTGTTTCGcttctactagtcactttttgttttcctcctttagcacgatccaactgttcttcaaattgggctgccatctgttctgcatcaTTTCTTCTGTTCTATTCTTGGTGTGTGATCTCCACTATCCAACACTTCCTCCTCACGTACAACCAATTATCATATCAAATATGTGGTTAATTCGCACTTCATCAATTCGTAGACTGAGCTAACACATGATTTTAACATCTCGGTAATAATTTGTTCACTAGAACCAACGCATTTTGTCGAAGATGCAACCATTCGTACGCTAGAGCTAACACATTTTTCAAAGGTTTAGGCATTCGATTCACCTTTAATTTGAGCCCAGCAATTAGGGTCAATGATGTGATTAGAGAGATATCCGTTTTGATACATGTTAAACAGCAACTAGCGTAGTCCATGACTCACTATTATACCGATATTGTCTTCACCTAATCACTTATTTAGTGTTGAGTTTTAACTCAAAAAACTTGAGTGCAATTGAGAGTGATCACTCACTTATAAATTACAtattctttttcactttctcgATCTAGAATCTCTCTCTCCAGCAattgaagaaaaggaaaaaaaaattgctttagGAGATCAAAAAGTAAATAGGGAGAGAGAACTCATGCTCTGCATGATATACGAATCACAAGCATAATAGTCCACGGTAAACAATAGTGTAATTTAATTGACTCGGTGCCTCCCTAGATCGATAACCAACCGAATTTCAAAGCCATTTCCAGTTACAACAATAGTTCCAGTCTACTACCGTTACCATTTTTCAGTCACTAAATCAGTGTGGTTTCTTTAGATATATAACAATAACCAAAACTTAGCAACTAGCTTTCATTGTCTACCAATGGCATTTAGTTCAAACAACAAAACCATGAACTGGGTTTGTCTGCATTTGCTTCTTCTACTGATATTCTCAGCAAATGCAGTTCACTGTGGCACATTGGTCAAGTCTCTTCCGGGATTCGATGGTGAACTTCCTTTCAACCTCTACACTGGGTATGTGTAAATTTGCAAGATGGGTTTCTTTGGATTCATAAGATTTAGTTTCTAGGATTGCTTGCATGCATTTAGCTAATTACCCATCCTGTCATCTTACAATTACATTTACCTTTGGAAGGTATACGACTGTTAAAGGATCAGAGATGTTTTACTACTTCGTTGAGTCGGAAGGAGACCCCAAAGTGGACCCTTTGTTGCTTTGGTACAGTGGTGGCCCTGGTTGTTCTGCTTTCAATGGCCTCATTTACGAAAATGGTACTGTCTTTTTCACTCTAATGAATAAAATTCAAATAGAATATGGGTAACTGTAATTACGTACTGaggcagaaaaaagaaaacaaaaaaatatgacTCCTGGTTTATATTTTGTACAGGTCCTTTGGATTTCAATCTTACAGATTATGAAGGAGGTATACCGAAAACTTATCACTACCCATATTCATGGACAAGGGTCAGTATCTTTCCACATTCTTTAAGCTTCTGTGTATTCATCTTAGTTTTGTTAGAGAATTGATGTGTTGTGGCACTTTTCCAGACTGCAAGCATATTGTTTGTGGATGCACCTGTTGGCACTGGTTTCTCCTATGCCACTGATGCATCAGAATATGCTACCTCCGATACAAAAACAGCAGAGCAGGTTTACGGCTTTTTGACAGCGGTAATGCTTCATATGCACGTAAACCATACATTTATGATcctaaaattaaagaagaatgcagACATTGTCATTCATCATGTGGTTTCTATTGGTTGTAATGCAGTGGTTGAATGAGCACCCGCAATATTCCAAGCTTCAATTATTTCTTGGAGCTGATTCATATGCAGGAGTATCGGGAACCATTGTTGTTAAACATATAATAGATGGTACTAACTTACTAAACAATTAACATTCAGATCAGATTAATCAAAACTTTGATTGAGATCTTGGATTTAAAGTGACTAATTGTTTCAGGTAATGATGCTGGAGCATCACCACGCCTCAATCTCAAGGTAAACTGACTACTATATTTCATTTCATACATTGACGCATCATGATTTTCTTTTCAACTTTTTGGTTATGTACAAGTTAAGAGTATTGTCCTTTGAATTGCTTTCAGGGCTATCTTTTAGGGTGTCCACGTACAGATGCAACCATCAATGAGAATTCAAAGTATATTTATGCTCACCGGATGGGACTTATATCAGATGACCTTTATCATGTGAGACCTCATTCCATTTTCTACTATGTTCTATCATCTTAGGAAAGTGTTTGGCTTTTGTCAATGTGAAACAGGGCACTCTGTTTCTCCATGTGATTCATTGTCTGTTCTATGTTCTGTGACTTCAATTTGCTACAAATCTAAGCCATTTTTTGTTGTGTGCATTTGGTAAATTTGTATTACGGATCTCTATGCAAGTATGCAATTCGACTGATATATCTTCTAGTAAACACATGACGCATTATATATTTGCAGTCTGCTTTAGAAAGCTGTAATGCAAGTTTCTATGGAGTAACCACAGATCAACCAGAATGTTATGAGGACCTTCAATTGATTGCAAGGGTGAGACATTTAATTTCTTTCGTCACACACATTAAGTTATCTAGAACTTACTTGGATATTCAGCACAAAGATGTTTAATTCCATGAACTTGCAGCAAATTAAAGacataaacaaaaacaatattctGGAGCCAAAGTGCACATGGGCTTCTCCAATAAACGATGAAGAACCAGCTCGTAGATCTATGCAGGAAAATGAATACCCTGAAGACTACCTCCGGTCACCTCTACAAAATCCTGAGTTCTGTCATGTAAGTTATCTCCTCTATCTACAATGTGTACTATGTTTGGACCTATAATTTGTCCTGATCTTTATTTCTCCCGGAAACATCCTTCTTTGCAGACCTTCAGCTACTCTCTATCTTATGTTTGGGCGAACAGTGATGAAGTTCGAGCGGCGCTTAATATCAGAAATGTACGTACCACTTCTAAACCTGAGATAGTCTAATATACTTAACATGCCATAGTTACTTTCTTGCTGATAAGTTTTTGTAAACATGATCAGGGAACAGTATTTGATTGGAAGAGATGCAATAAGAGCTTGGATTACACATATGATGTGGCAAGTGTCC is a genomic window containing:
- the LOC133738327 gene encoding serine carboxypeptidase-like 17 — translated: MAFSSNNKTMNWVCLHLLLLLIFSANAVHCGTLVKSLPGFDGELPFNLYTGYTTVKGSEMFYYFVESEGDPKVDPLLLWYSGGPGCSAFNGLIYENGPLDFNLTDYEGGIPKTYHYPYSWTRTASILFVDAPVGTGFSYATDASEYATSDTKTAEQVYGFLTAWLNEHPQYSKLQLFLGADSYAGVSGTIVVKHIIDGNDAGASPRLNLKGYLLGCPRTDATINENSKYIYAHRMGLISDDLYHSALESCNASFYGVTTDQPECYEDLQLIARQIKDINKNNILEPKCTWASPINDEEPARRSMQENEYPEDYLRSPLQNPEFCHTFSYSLSYVWANSDEVRAALNIRNGTVFDWKRCNKSLDYTYDVASVLEYHQNLSTKGLQVLIFNGDHDLIIPNTGTEAWIKKLGLTIVNDWRPWLVDGQIAGYTIKYSENGYRLTYATLKGAGHSPQEYKRREGYKMFDRFIHYYPI